In Desulfitobacterium chlororespirans DSM 11544, one DNA window encodes the following:
- a CDS encoding PadR family transcriptional regulator gives MLKGVLDGIVLEIISRGEIYGYEIAKQLHAMGFKDLAEATVYALLLRLEKNKLVHITRRPSEMGPPRKFYTLNERGIEELAAYWARWDFLSERIHILRNNGGKSNELQ, from the coding sequence ATGCTCAAAGGCGTTTTGGATGGGATCGTGCTGGAGATTATCAGCCGCGGTGAAATATACGGGTATGAGATTGCCAAACAACTGCATGCCATGGGTTTTAAAGACCTTGCGGAGGCAACCGTGTATGCGCTGCTCTTACGGCTGGAGAAAAACAAGCTGGTTCACATCACCAGGAGGCCCTCGGAAATGGGTCCCCCCCGAAAGTTTTATACGCTCAACGAGCGGGGGATTGAAGAACTGGCAGCCTATTGGGCAAGATGGGATTTCTTGAGTGAGCGTATTCATATTTTAAGAAATAATGGGGGCAAGAGTAATGAGCTTCAGTAA
- a CDS encoding ABC transporter permease subunit, with translation MNRALFRAMMKQNRKKVAKLAAGIVLYETLLTWVYPVIAENSAVTQLTDSIPSAVKTVFGVAEEARVDTFEAFISAQFLARIWAMLMSLYNVETANELLAKLADDGSLALLLSTPVPRGDYLFTQALVLFSGNALLVLATLLGLCCGAYRFGITIDSWRYCRFGLLSLAFYSLIGAYSLFFSALTAQEDLALTLAAGATLTFYALDVAGGLSEQHSWIRRLSLFQCYQPQEVLEGTSDPARKIIGLTAGSVILLQLGIYAFNEKDLAI, from the coding sequence TTGAATCGGGCCTTATTTCGAGCCATGATGAAGCAAAACCGTAAAAAAGTTGCCAAACTCGCTGCCGGCATCGTCCTCTATGAAACCCTCTTAACCTGGGTCTACCCTGTGATTGCAGAGAATTCGGCCGTGACGCAGCTCACCGACTCCATACCCTCAGCTGTAAAAACCGTATTCGGAGTCGCCGAAGAGGCACGTGTGGATACCTTTGAAGCCTTTATCTCCGCCCAATTCCTGGCGCGGATTTGGGCCATGCTGATGTCTTTATACAATGTGGAAACAGCCAATGAACTGCTGGCCAAATTGGCCGATGACGGCTCTCTGGCCCTGCTCCTCTCCACTCCGGTTCCCCGGGGTGACTATCTGTTCACTCAGGCTCTGGTGCTTTTCAGCGGGAATGCCCTGCTGGTTTTGGCCACCCTGCTGGGACTGTGCTGTGGAGCCTACCGCTTTGGCATTACTATCGACAGCTGGCGCTATTGTCGTTTTGGGCTGCTCAGCCTGGCCTTTTATTCATTGATTGGCGCTTACAGCCTGTTTTTTTCCGCCCTGACCGCCCAGGAAGATCTGGCTCTCACTCTGGCGGCGGGAGCAACCTTAACCTTTTACGCCTTGGATGTGGCCGGAGGACTCAGTGAGCAGCATTCCTGGATTCGCAGGCTGTCTCTCTTTCAGTGTTACCAGCCCCAGGAGGTGCTTGAAGGGACTTCCGATCCGGCCAGGAAGATCATCGGGCTGACGGCCGGCTCTGTAATTCTTCTGCAGTTAGGGATCTATGCTTTTAATGAAAAGGATTTAGCCATTTGA
- a CDS encoding D-alanyl-D-alanine carboxypeptidase family protein, with protein MAQRPRRKKRKSKPPMLLLLLLLVVIAVLGYKYLPEPQQSAEKISGDRTGAVSQLKPETQSAVSVSVGRLNSSQAILVRLKDQKILMEKGSEEKIYPASLTKIMTAILAIENLPDLQEKIQLSQATFQGLYQANASMTGFQPEEQVSAMDLLYGVMLPSGAESCVGLAERIAGSERKFALLMNQKAAALGMNHTHFENATGLHAENHYTTVKDLAVLLSYALQNDLFREVFTASRYSTPPTNKHPGGITFYSTMFSALSSPKIAGGEILGGKTGYTDEAGLCLASFAQVGKGQYILVTAGAKGNHDSEQYNITDALAVYNSLGKE; from the coding sequence ATGGCCCAAAGACCAAGGAGAAAAAAGCGAAAATCAAAACCCCCCATGCTGTTGTTACTTCTGCTCCTGGTTGTTATAGCCGTCTTGGGATATAAGTACCTCCCTGAACCTCAGCAGTCAGCAGAGAAAATCTCCGGGGATAGAACAGGGGCAGTTTCCCAGTTGAAGCCGGAGACTCAATCCGCTGTTTCGGTATCTGTCGGCAGGCTGAACAGTTCTCAGGCTATTCTGGTCCGCTTAAAGGATCAAAAGATTCTTATGGAAAAGGGCAGTGAAGAAAAAATCTATCCGGCTTCTTTGACCAAAATCATGACAGCCATTCTGGCTATAGAAAATCTGCCTGATCTCCAGGAGAAAATTCAACTTTCCCAAGCAACCTTTCAGGGATTGTACCAAGCCAATGCCAGCATGACAGGCTTTCAGCCGGAGGAGCAGGTCAGCGCCATGGATCTGTTATACGGTGTTATGCTGCCCAGCGGTGCGGAAAGCTGTGTCGGGCTTGCGGAGAGAATTGCCGGTTCAGAGAGGAAATTCGCTCTCCTGATGAATCAAAAGGCGGCAGCTCTGGGCATGAATCATACCCATTTTGAAAATGCCACCGGTCTTCATGCTGAAAACCATTATACAACTGTCAAGGATCTGGCGGTTCTGCTCAGTTATGCCCTGCAAAATGATCTGTTCCGGGAAGTTTTCACTGCATCCCGTTATTCCACTCCGCCTACCAATAAGCATCCCGGCGGCATAACTTTTTACAGCACCATGTTCTCAGCACTGAGCAGCCCAAAGATTGCCGGAGGGGAAATTTTAGGGGGAAAGACCGGATATACCGATGAAGCGGGTTTATGCCTCGCCAGTTTCGCTCAAGTGGGTAAGGGGCAATACATTCTGGTCACAGCCGGGGCCAAAGGGAATCATGATTCCGAGCAGTACAATATTACCGATGCCCTGGCAGTGTACAACAGCCTGGGCAAGGAATAG
- a CDS encoding methyl-accepting chemotaxis protein encodes MNFFKKAPCEEALCVIKSVEDRLNGLEVELPDVQYPIHQNLVKIFEKLLDSEEHMSKSSKKMIGLTSALSNFDVEMTHSSHKLIEFAREMSTISESNLAIVEEISASMSEVNDTISNTSEVMNSLQESSRALVLKNDESIARIEEIDVLKNDVTKDAALMSEQIKVLVEMAVKVNEIVDGVENIANQTNLLALNAAIEAARAGEAGKGFAVVADEVRKLADSTKTSLGNMRSFVNNIQQAAVSGQSSMENTMNSTAKMHTKLDMISQTIIENVSMLKNTISDVDLITESLGHIKESASQINQAMEASTQDAEKLNLMTQRIQDDATQSADNAKEIARIDDELSGLVREMITALNGGKNAVSNQELLENISKAKAAHANWIKNLNRIVEEMTTYPLQTNSKKCAFGHFYHSMDVSGTVLEDAWQAIDQVHDEFHTSGSKVIEAVKEKQPELARELFLHTKELSQNIFAKLDEVTHIIEGSAAQGVEILRTSKAS; translated from the coding sequence GTGAATTTTTTTAAGAAAGCACCTTGTGAAGAAGCATTGTGTGTTATTAAGAGTGTTGAAGACCGCTTAAATGGGCTGGAAGTTGAGCTTCCGGATGTGCAGTATCCCATTCACCAAAATCTTGTGAAGATTTTCGAGAAACTCTTGGACAGCGAAGAGCATATGTCCAAAAGCTCCAAGAAAATGATTGGCCTTACCTCGGCCTTAAGCAATTTTGACGTGGAGATGACCCATTCTTCCCATAAATTGATTGAATTCGCCAGAGAGATGTCAACCATCAGCGAATCCAATCTGGCGATTGTGGAAGAGATCAGTGCCAGTATGAGTGAAGTGAATGACACTATCAGCAATACTTCCGAAGTGATGAACAGCCTTCAGGAATCCTCCCGGGCACTTGTCCTCAAAAACGACGAGAGCATCGCCCGGATTGAGGAAATCGATGTGCTGAAAAATGATGTTACCAAAGATGCGGCCTTGATGAGCGAACAGATCAAGGTGCTGGTGGAGATGGCGGTCAAGGTAAATGAGATTGTGGACGGTGTGGAGAATATCGCCAATCAGACCAATCTGCTGGCCTTGAATGCAGCCATCGAGGCAGCCCGGGCCGGGGAAGCGGGAAAAGGCTTTGCTGTGGTAGCCGATGAAGTGAGAAAGCTGGCGGACAGCACCAAAACCAGCCTGGGGAACATGCGCTCCTTTGTCAATAACATCCAACAGGCGGCGGTAAGCGGGCAGTCCAGCATGGAAAACACCATGAACTCCACGGCTAAAATGCACACCAAATTGGATATGATATCTCAAACCATCATTGAAAATGTATCCATGTTAAAGAACACGATCAGTGATGTTGATCTTATTACCGAGTCCCTGGGGCATATCAAGGAATCCGCCAGTCAGATCAATCAGGCCATGGAGGCATCCACCCAGGATGCCGAAAAGCTCAACCTGATGACCCAGAGGATTCAGGATGATGCGACCCAAAGCGCCGACAACGCCAAAGAGATAGCCAGGATCGATGACGAACTCAGCGGCCTGGTCAGAGAAATGATCACCGCCCTGAACGGCGGCAAAAATGCTGTATCCAATCAGGAACTCCTGGAGAATATCAGCAAGGCCAAGGCGGCTCATGCCAACTGGATTAAAAACCTGAACAGAATCGTGGAAGAAATGACAACCTATCCTTTGCAAACCAACTCGAAGAAATGCGCCTTTGGTCATTTCTATCACTCCATGGATGTTTCCGGAACGGTTTTGGAAGATGCCTGGCAGGCTATCGACCAGGTCCACGACGAATTTCATACCAGCGGCAGTAAGGTCATCGAGGCTGTCAAAGAAAAGCAGCCGGAATTAGCCAGAGAGTTATTTTTACATACAAAGGAACTTTCCCAGAATATTTTTGCTAAATTGGACGAAGTCACTCATATCATCGAAGGCAGCGCCGCTCAAGGTGTGGAGATCCTGAGAACCAGTAAGGCGAGCTGA
- a CDS encoding DUF1848 domain-containing protein, protein MIVSASRRTDIPAFYSQWLLNRLQEGCVLVPNPRNPFRYSRVELNPQVVDCLVFWTKNPSPMLPRLAEIAALGYPFYFQFTLTPYDRDLEQNLPPKETLLNIFQKLSAMLGPERVVWRYDPVILTPELDLEYHLREFGRMAAALAGYTHRCIFSFLDVYPKVGRAMSLALAQEAKEADETAMGRIAEGFSAIARKHQLDLFTCCEPVELSQYGIKHASCIDQGMIEKILKCKIQVKKDPNQRPSCGCVESVEIGTYDSCPHGCLYCYGTSSSKTVRSNMACHDPKSPVLIGDLPQNAIITERKMCSRKDAQLTLF, encoded by the coding sequence GTGATCGTCAGTGCTAGCCGCCGTACGGATATCCCCGCCTTTTATTCCCAATGGCTGCTCAACCGCCTGCAGGAAGGGTGTGTTCTGGTGCCCAATCCCAGGAATCCTTTCCGTTACAGTCGTGTGGAGCTAAACCCCCAGGTCGTGGATTGTCTCGTTTTCTGGACCAAGAATCCATCCCCCATGCTTCCCAGGTTGGCTGAGATCGCCGCTCTGGGCTACCCTTTTTATTTTCAGTTCACCCTGACCCCTTATGATCGTGACCTGGAGCAGAATCTGCCGCCTAAGGAAACTCTGCTGAACATCTTTCAGAAGCTGAGTGCTATGCTGGGACCGGAACGGGTGGTATGGCGGTATGATCCTGTGATTCTGACCCCGGAGCTGGACCTTGAGTATCACTTGAGGGAATTTGGACGCATGGCGGCAGCCCTGGCAGGTTACACCCACCGCTGCATTTTCAGCTTTTTGGATGTGTACCCTAAAGTGGGCAGAGCCATGAGTCTGGCCTTAGCTCAGGAAGCAAAGGAAGCGGATGAAACAGCCATGGGCCGAATTGCCGAGGGCTTTTCCGCCATTGCCCGGAAGCATCAGCTGGACCTCTTTACCTGCTGCGAGCCTGTGGAGTTGAGCCAATATGGAATTAAGCATGCCTCATGCATCGATCAAGGTATGATTGAAAAGATCCTTAAGTGTAAAATCCAGGTCAAAAAGGACCCTAATCAGCGGCCCTCCTGCGGATGTGTGGAAAGTGTGGAGATCGGCACTTATGACAGCTGCCCCCATGGCTGCCTTTACTGTTACGGGACATCTTCATCTAAAACTGTTCGCAGCAATATGGCCTGCCATGATCCCAAGTCACCGGTTTTGATTGGCGATCTTCCTCAGAACGCCATCATTACGGAACGGAAAATGTGCTCCAGGAAAGATGCCCAGTTAACTTTGTTTTAA
- a CDS encoding iron-containing alcohol dehydrogenase encodes MNTLYCRLYQRTLQLASYFLPWRKPTLLEGANSLNKLPEVINRKGMSKVLIVTDQGVSSLGLMNSFLQGLDKAGVRYSVYDKTVPNPTLDNIEEALKVYQEHRCEGIVAFGGGSPMDCAKGVGARVANPHKSISQMKGVLKVRRKLPPLFAIPTTAGTGSEATLAAVISDPRNREKYPVNDTALIPHYAVLDPLLTVGLPKHITSTTGLDALTHAVEAYIGRSNTQETKELSRKAVRLIFDNLYIAYSQGENIKARENMLKASYYAGVAFTRAYVGYIHALAHALGGFYGVPHGLANAVILPYVLEYYGEAVHERLAELADVLEMGSLGDSHEKKATLFIEAIKELSKKMDIPRKIDGILAEDIPLLVEHAWKEATPLYPVPKFLSRNDLSNILHLISTAKKEEV; translated from the coding sequence ATGAATACCTTGTATTGCAGATTGTATCAGAGGACTTTGCAATTAGCATCTTATTTCCTTCCCTGGCGCAAACCTACCTTGCTGGAAGGCGCAAATAGTTTAAACAAGCTGCCTGAGGTAATAAACCGCAAGGGTATGAGCAAAGTCCTGATTGTCACGGATCAGGGAGTTTCTTCATTAGGGCTGATGAATAGCTTTCTTCAGGGTCTTGATAAGGCAGGAGTCAGGTATAGTGTTTATGATAAAACCGTACCAAATCCTACCCTTGATAATATTGAAGAAGCCCTGAAAGTGTACCAGGAACATCGGTGCGAAGGCATTGTGGCCTTTGGCGGCGGTTCTCCCATGGACTGTGCCAAGGGGGTGGGAGCCAGAGTAGCCAATCCCCATAAGAGCATTTCGCAAATGAAGGGCGTTCTTAAAGTGAGGAGAAAGCTTCCGCCTTTGTTTGCCATTCCTACCACAGCCGGGACAGGAAGTGAAGCCACCCTTGCCGCCGTTATATCAGATCCCCGAAACCGTGAAAAATACCCGGTTAACGATACGGCACTTATCCCTCACTATGCCGTCCTCGATCCGTTGCTGACTGTGGGTCTGCCGAAACACATCACTTCCACAACAGGCCTGGATGCCCTGACCCATGCGGTGGAAGCTTACATTGGCAGAAGCAATACCCAGGAGACCAAGGAATTAAGCCGGAAAGCAGTGCGCCTGATTTTTGATAATCTCTATATAGCCTATTCTCAGGGAGAGAATATAAAGGCCCGGGAGAATATGCTCAAGGCCTCCTATTATGCCGGAGTGGCCTTTACCCGCGCTTATGTGGGATATATTCATGCTCTGGCTCATGCTTTGGGAGGCTTTTACGGAGTTCCTCATGGTTTGGCTAATGCCGTAATCCTTCCTTATGTTCTGGAATACTATGGAGAGGCGGTCCATGAACGGCTGGCTGAATTAGCCGATGTCCTGGAAATGGGTTCGCTTGGGGATAGCCATGAGAAAAAAGCAACCCTATTCATTGAGGCCATCAAGGAACTAAGTAAAAAAATGGACATTCCTCGAAAAATTGACGGTATTCTCGCCGAAGATATCCCTTTGCTGGTAGAGCATGCCTGGAAGGAAGCCACCCCACTTTATCCCGTCCCCAAGTTCTTGTCCAGAAATGACCTGAGTAATATCCTGCACCTGATTAGTACAGCCAAAAAGGAGGAGGTCTAA
- a CDS encoding DNA alkylation repair protein: MQTEIKNQLQELAEEKYQVFSSGLLPNIGNILGVRLPLLRKMAKQITKRDWQEYLKTAREDSFEEIMLQGMVIGCAQCSVPERLAYIQGFVPKIDNWSVCDSFCNGLNFTKENKELVWDFLQPYLRSEQEFAIRFGVVMLLAYYIDPEYITAVLEGLDGIRHEGYYVKMAVAWAISICYIKLPEETLPYLQHNHLDDFTYNKALQKITESYRVDQETKKQIRLMKRK; this comes from the coding sequence ATGCAAACAGAAATCAAGAATCAATTGCAGGAACTGGCGGAAGAAAAATACCAGGTGTTTTCTTCGGGCCTGCTTCCGAATATCGGCAATATTTTAGGGGTCCGCCTGCCTCTTTTGCGCAAAATGGCCAAGCAGATCACCAAGAGGGACTGGCAGGAATACTTAAAGACGGCCCGGGAGGATTCCTTTGAGGAAATCATGCTCCAGGGCATGGTCATCGGTTGTGCTCAATGTTCGGTCCCAGAAAGGCTTGCTTATATTCAGGGATTTGTGCCGAAGATCGATAATTGGTCGGTGTGTGACAGCTTCTGCAATGGGCTGAATTTTACGAAGGAAAACAAGGAACTGGTTTGGGATTTTCTTCAGCCCTATCTGCGCTCGGAACAGGAATTTGCCATCCGCTTTGGGGTGGTCATGCTGCTCGCCTATTATATTGACCCAGAATATATCACAGCCGTGCTGGAAGGATTGGACGGCATCCGGCACGAAGGATATTACGTGAAAATGGCGGTGGCCTGGGCCATTTCCATCTGCTATATCAAGCTGCCGGAAGAGACCCTGCCTTATCTGCAGCATAATCATCTGGATGACTTCACCTATAACAAAGCCCTGCAAAAGATCACGGAATCCTACCGGGTGGATCAGGAAACCAAAAAGCAGATTCGCCTGATGAAGCGCAAATAA
- a CDS encoding DUF456 domain-containing protein: MSFSKEIREKIRRFAEEQSQHYLEEAEMTYLEKLRRKTGETKSKVTAKLAKLKNRSATALEAQNDMILYMSDYMNDLIAEGYSEQDAFKQAKEELRFRSETAKSSDLQERFAEYYANMNPADYEAVGLFYAGFLFFGIAIGALTGFIGSGGREMFMAGGWIDTLIGAAVGITVGIGLGLISHAIIALKKKLPS, translated from the coding sequence ATGAGCTTCAGTAAAGAGATCAGGGAAAAAATCCGCCGGTTTGCCGAAGAGCAATCCCAGCACTACCTGGAAGAAGCGGAGATGACTTATCTGGAGAAGCTGCGCCGCAAAACCGGTGAAACGAAAAGCAAGGTCACAGCCAAGCTGGCCAAGCTGAAGAACCGCTCGGCGACAGCTCTGGAAGCGCAAAACGATATGATTCTTTATATGAGCGATTACATGAATGATTTGATTGCCGAAGGATACTCCGAGCAGGATGCGTTTAAGCAGGCCAAAGAGGAGCTCAGATTCCGCAGTGAAACAGCTAAGTCAAGCGATTTGCAGGAGCGGTTTGCCGAATACTATGCCAATATGAATCCTGCCGATTATGAAGCCGTGGGTTTGTTTTACGCAGGCTTCCTGTTCTTTGGCATTGCTATCGGCGCCCTGACCGGGTTTATCGGCAGCGGCGGGCGGGAAATGTTCATGGCCGGCGGTTGGATTGATACCCTGATTGGAGCTGCCGTGGGCATAACCGTCGGCATCGGCTTGGGGCTGATCAGCCACGCCATCATCGCTTTAAAGAAAAAGCTTCCATCATAA
- a CDS encoding ABC transporter ATP-binding protein, translating into MLEVSELTKSYHEVRGVKNLSFQVESGTALGFLGPNGAGKTTTIRLLMGFMKPDLGSARIWGLDCWRDRAELKQITGYLPGELHFMEQFTGQEFLDLIEGMHGTQQTIRKRQKDLLRALDLDPKQRIRKMSKGMKQKLGIIAALMLDAPVLILDEPSSGLDPLMQKTFIELILEEKKREKTIFMSSHHFAEIERTCERVGMIRDGELLAIQDITLLKQKERQTFDIEVSGEEDAELLRQSGLTLYPLDHLKFTIQVTGEQELLWKTLAQIRVRRFQQGSLELEEAFMHYYHSSLRGDNT; encoded by the coding sequence TTGCTTGAAGTCAGTGAACTCACGAAATCCTACCATGAAGTAAGAGGGGTTAAGAACCTTTCCTTTCAGGTGGAGTCAGGGACAGCTTTGGGATTTTTAGGACCGAACGGAGCCGGCAAAACCACCACAATCCGCCTGCTTATGGGGTTTATGAAACCCGACCTGGGCAGCGCCAGAATTTGGGGGCTGGATTGCTGGCGGGATCGGGCGGAATTAAAGCAAATCACCGGTTATCTGCCTGGAGAATTGCATTTTATGGAACAGTTTACCGGCCAGGAATTTCTGGATCTTATCGAAGGCATGCATGGAACACAGCAAACGATCAGAAAAAGACAAAAAGACCTGCTCCGCGCTCTCGATCTTGATCCGAAGCAGAGGATTCGCAAAATGTCCAAGGGCATGAAGCAAAAGTTGGGCATCATTGCCGCCTTAATGCTGGACGCTCCCGTTCTTATCTTGGATGAACCCAGCTCAGGGCTTGATCCTCTTATGCAGAAAACCTTTATCGAATTGATTCTTGAGGAAAAGAAACGGGAAAAAACCATTTTTATGTCTTCCCACCATTTCGCCGAGATCGAAAGAACCTGTGAGCGGGTGGGGATGATTCGGGATGGCGAGCTGCTGGCCATTCAGGATATAACCCTGCTCAAGCAGAAGGAGCGCCAAACCTTTGACATTGAGGTAAGCGGAGAAGAGGATGCCGAATTGCTCCGGCAAAGCGGCCTCACCCTTTACCCCTTGGATCATCTTAAATTTACTATCCAAGTCACCGGTGAACAGGAATTACTATGGAAAACCCTGGCCCAAATCCGGGTCAGGCGTTTTCAACAAGGCTCCCTGGAGCTGGAAGAAGCGTTTATGCACTATTACCACTCAAGCTTAAGGGGGGATAACACTTGA
- a CDS encoding ABC transporter ATP-binding protein, with protein MAGGFRTQQPKAPALVNRPGAGNRFVPAAKPKNTKGTLRRIVKIYLRWAKSIFAAIFLTAVSSLVAVAIPYYVGQTFNTFHIDHRSVDTARLVSLLLIILSLYLGNLLLNLLNGTITLRISQKLVYTLRQEFFAKMQKLPLGFYDTRSHGDTMSRITNDMDNISSTIAQTTTQLIASILTLAGSLAVMLSLSVPLTLVVLLCVPLVFLLTKTIATRSRAYFLAQQRSLGALNGVIEENILGLKMVKAFNRQEEVLRQFQEINQGLRESSYKAQVWSGSLMPLMNVINNLVFAAVAICGGILTLSQGLAVGTVVSFLTYSKQFAHPLNSVAGMFNTIQSALAGAERVFEILDYEEERADEENALEMEHPAGAVAFDEVSFSYDKTQPILKEVSFQVNPGEVVALVGETGAGKTTIVNLLTRFYDADSGEIRIDGVPVTRIKRASLRRCFSVVLQDTSLFSGTLMDNIRYGREDATEEEVIRAAQIAHAHGFIAKLPQGYGTRVSAANDTLSQGQKQLISIARALLCDSPILILDEATSSVDTKTEKDIQKALVSLMQNRTSFLIAHRLSTIRDADRIMVIGEGQILESGNHQSLMAKQGRYYEMVMSQLGSQMAKSFSLKA; from the coding sequence ATGGCAGGAGGATTTCGCACTCAGCAACCCAAAGCCCCCGCACTTGTCAATCGGCCGGGAGCCGGCAACCGTTTTGTTCCGGCTGCCAAACCCAAGAATACCAAAGGGACCCTGAGGCGGATTGTCAAAATCTATCTGCGCTGGGCCAAGAGCATTTTCGCCGCGATTTTTCTCACAGCGGTTTCCTCTCTGGTAGCGGTGGCGATTCCCTATTATGTGGGTCAAACCTTCAATACTTTTCATATTGACCACCGGAGTGTGGATACGGCCAGGCTGGTTTCCCTGCTGCTGATTATTTTGAGCCTGTATCTGGGCAATCTGCTGCTCAATCTGCTCAATGGGACCATAACGCTGCGGATCTCCCAGAAGCTGGTCTATACTCTGCGGCAGGAGTTTTTTGCCAAAATGCAAAAACTTCCTCTGGGTTTTTATGATACCCGCTCCCATGGGGATACCATGAGCCGGATCACCAATGATATGGATAATATCAGCTCCACCATCGCCCAGACCACCACCCAGCTCATCGCCAGCATCCTGACCCTTGCCGGTTCCCTGGCGGTCATGCTCAGTCTGAGTGTGCCCCTGACCTTGGTGGTGCTGCTCTGTGTGCCTTTGGTTTTCTTATTGACCAAAACCATTGCCACCCGCAGCCGGGCTTATTTTTTGGCTCAGCAAAGAAGCCTCGGGGCCCTGAATGGAGTTATCGAAGAAAATATCCTGGGCCTGAAAATGGTGAAAGCCTTCAACAGGCAGGAGGAGGTGCTCCGGCAATTCCAGGAAATCAACCAGGGCTTGCGTGAAAGCAGCTACAAAGCTCAGGTTTGGTCCGGCTCTTTAATGCCTTTGATGAATGTGATCAATAATCTGGTCTTTGCAGCTGTGGCCATCTGCGGGGGAATCCTGACCTTAAGTCAGGGGCTGGCGGTAGGAACGGTGGTCAGCTTTTTAACCTATTCCAAACAATTTGCCCACCCGCTTAATTCTGTAGCCGGTATGTTTAATACCATCCAATCGGCTTTGGCCGGTGCGGAGAGGGTTTTTGAAATTCTGGATTATGAGGAAGAAAGGGCAGATGAGGAGAATGCCCTGGAAATGGAACATCCCGCCGGTGCCGTTGCCTTTGACGAGGTCAGCTTCTCTTATGATAAGACCCAGCCGATTCTTAAAGAGGTGAGTTTTCAGGTCAATCCGGGGGAGGTCGTTGCTTTGGTGGGAGAAACCGGTGCCGGGAAAACAACCATCGTCAATCTTTTAACCCGCTTTTATGATGCGGACAGCGGGGAGATCAGGATTGACGGGGTGCCGGTTACCCGGATCAAACGGGCCAGCCTGCGCCGCTGCTTCTCGGTTGTACTGCAGGATACCAGCCTTTTCAGCGGCACACTCATGGACAATATCCGTTACGGGAGAGAGGATGCCACCGAGGAAGAGGTGATCAGGGCGGCGCAAATCGCCCATGCCCACGGCTTTATCGCTAAGCTTCCCCAAGGTTATGGGACCCGGGTCTCCGCAGCCAATGATACTCTGAGCCAGGGGCAAAAGCAGCTGATCTCCATCGCCCGGGCGCTGCTCTGCGACAGCCCGATTCTGATCCTGGATGAAGCCACCAGCAGTGTGGATACCAAGACGGAAAAAGATATCCAGAAAGCTCTGGTCAGCCTGATGCAGAACCGGACCAGCTTTCTGATTGCCCACCGTCTTTCCACGATCCGGGATGCGGACCGCATCATGGTGATCGGGGAGGGGCAGATCCTGGAATCCGGCAACCACCAGAGTCTGATGGCAAAGCAAGGCCGATATTATGAAATGGTCATGAGTCAGCTGGGCAGTCAAATGGCTAAATCCTTTTCATTAAAAGCATAG
- a CDS encoding TetR/AcrR family transcriptional regulator, with the protein MAKKEATEQPIDMRRHILTVAGGLMIEKGVKETSLKDIAQEAGISKGTLYYYYSAKEDIIYDIANHNLKQITDGLLAWIEDANTEVAPEDILKTLFEQILEAETRGKLHLYLLSDAGTTNTLLKEKFKEQYQEWRKTLQYGLDKILPSQNQKNEMLSYLILAALDGLIIQRLFGTEEIPVQEIVKLMVSAE; encoded by the coding sequence ATGGCCAAGAAAGAAGCGACAGAACAACCCATCGACATGCGCCGGCATATTCTCACTGTGGCCGGTGGATTGATGATTGAAAAAGGAGTCAAGGAAACCAGCTTAAAGGACATTGCCCAGGAAGCGGGGATTAGCAAGGGGACATTATATTACTACTATTCAGCTAAAGAAGACATCATCTATGACATTGCCAACCATAACTTAAAACAAATTACGGACGGTCTGCTGGCCTGGATTGAAGATGCCAATACAGAAGTTGCCCCTGAAGACATTCTGAAAACATTATTTGAACAAATACTAGAGGCTGAGACCAGGGGAAAGCTTCATCTTTATCTTCTCAGCGATGCAGGAACAACCAATACCCTTCTCAAAGAAAAATTTAAAGAACAATATCAAGAGTGGAGAAAAACATTGCAATATGGTTTAGATAAGATCTTACCCTCCCAAAACCAAAAGAACGAAATGCTCTCTTACTTAATTCTGGCCGCCCTTGACGGACTGATTATTCAGAGGTTGTTCGGAACCGAAGAGATTCCTGTGCAAGAAATCGTCAAGCTCATGGTAAGTGCCGAATAA